A section of the Jannaschia sp. S6380 genome encodes:
- a CDS encoding anthrone oxygenase family protein, with the protein MSTTFFVLLQLSILAYALVAGVFLAFSDFIMRSLALTGGMGGVEAMQVINREVFRWVFMALFLGMAAVSVLIAGYAWVALSGPAGTLIGLAALVYLIGCFGVTVAFNVPMNEALAGMELRKETTRDYWLQTYVPRWTFWNSVRTGAAALSAALLLFGLLWMTQIQSQPA; encoded by the coding sequence ATGTCCACCACCTTCTTCGTCCTCCTGCAGCTCTCGATCCTCGCCTATGCGCTGGTCGCAGGTGTCTTTCTCGCCTTCTCGGACTTCATCATGCGCTCGCTCGCGCTGACTGGCGGCATGGGCGGCGTCGAGGCCATGCAGGTCATCAACCGCGAGGTCTTTCGCTGGGTCTTCATGGCCCTGTTCCTCGGCATGGCCGCGGTGTCGGTCCTGATCGCAGGCTATGCCTGGGTCGCGCTATCCGGCCCGGCGGGAACGCTGATCGGCCTTGCGGCGCTGGTTTATCTCATCGGCTGCTTTGGCGTCACGGTCGCTTTCAACGTTCCAATGAACGAGGCGCTGGCCGGGATGGAACTGAGAAAAGAGACCACGCGCGACTACTGGCTGCAGACCTACGTGCCGCGCTGGACCTTCTGGAACTCGGTCCGCACGGGGGCCGCCGCGCTCTCGGCCGCGCTCCTGCTGTTCGGGCTGCTGTGGATGACCCAGATCCAGTCGCAGCCTGCCTGA
- a CDS encoding LysR family transcriptional regulator — translation MNWDILRFDWARARAFLATAETGSLSAAARVLKLAQPTVGRQVEALERELDVTLFERIGKRLIVTPAGLDLLEHVRAMGEAAQRVVLTASGRSQSLDGPIRITAGEAVSAFILPPVLESLRAAHPDIEITIVATGQQSDLQLREADIAIRNAEPTQGDLIARRTPDRSAGLFARRDYLERLGGDLSRADFIGFEGSANMARALTERGYPIEARQFRILCEAHLVQWAYVRRGMGVGLMMDEIALADPDIARAAPGFSVPVPMWLLTHRELRTSRRVRVVFDMLAEALSRPPKSAAPLA, via the coding sequence ATGAATTGGGACATCTTGCGCTTCGACTGGGCCCGCGCTCGGGCCTTTCTCGCCACAGCCGAGACCGGCAGTCTCTCGGCTGCGGCGCGGGTGCTGAAACTGGCTCAGCCCACTGTGGGCAGGCAGGTCGAGGCGCTGGAGCGCGAGCTGGACGTGACGCTATTCGAGCGGATCGGCAAGCGCCTCATCGTCACCCCCGCCGGGCTGGACCTGCTCGAGCATGTGCGCGCCATGGGCGAGGCCGCGCAGAGGGTGGTGCTGACGGCCTCGGGGCGGAGCCAGAGCCTCGATGGCCCAATCCGCATCACCGCCGGAGAGGCGGTCAGCGCGTTCATCCTGCCCCCCGTGCTGGAGAGCCTGCGCGCCGCCCATCCCGATATCGAGATCACCATCGTCGCCACCGGCCAGCAGAGCGATTTGCAACTGCGCGAGGCCGATATCGCGATCCGCAACGCCGAGCCCACTCAAGGCGACCTGATCGCGCGCCGCACGCCCGACCGCTCTGCGGGTTTGTTTGCCCGGCGCGACTACCTCGAGCGGCTCGGCGGTGACCTCTCGCGCGCCGATTTCATCGGTTTCGAGGGCAGCGCCAACATGGCACGCGCCCTGACCGAGCGGGGCTATCCCATCGAGGCACGCCAGTTCCGCATCCTGTGCGAGGCGCATCTTGTGCAATGGGCCTATGTCCGGCGCGGCATGGGCGTGGGGCTGATGATGGACGAGATCGCGCTGGCCGACCCTGATATCGCGCGCGCGGCGCCGGGCTTCAGCGTGCCGGTGCCGATGTGGCTGCTCACCCATCGCGAGCTACGCACATCCCGCCGCGTGCGGGTGGTGTTCGACATGCTGGCCGAGGCGCTCAGCCGTCCACCAAAGTCTGCCGCACCACTGGCGTAA
- a CDS encoding NAD(P)-dependent alcohol dehydrogenase, producing MTAATTRRYGGPEAIALETMPVPRPAPGEVLVRIHASAVTTGDWRLRGAAYPKGLRFVGRLATGLFRPRHVVPGVTFSGIVVATGEGTARFAVGEPVFGALNRGGHAEYIAVPETAAIAAKPLSLTHAQAAALPFGAATADHFLRHLGQVQPGERVLITGASGAVGHAGIQIARALGAHVTALTSPGNVDFVRDLGADEVIDYTRQDVAQAGARFDAVFDTIGHLDFGRARGLLRRGGRYLTNEGGWREGRQMLVPWRRHGHAVRFGISEPDSVQLTRLAELAEAGKLAPVIERSFPLEQIARAHEAVETRRRRGVIALDMRPSEAQPVPAAA from the coding sequence ATGACCGCCGCCACCACCCGTCGCTATGGCGGGCCGGAGGCGATCGCGCTTGAAACAATGCCCGTCCCGCGCCCCGCTCCGGGCGAGGTGCTGGTGCGCATTCATGCCTCCGCCGTCACCACGGGCGACTGGCGCTTGCGCGGCGCGGCCTACCCGAAGGGTCTGCGTTTTGTCGGGCGGCTGGCAACGGGCCTCTTCCGCCCCCGCCATGTCGTGCCAGGCGTGACCTTCTCGGGAATCGTGGTCGCCACCGGCGAGGGCACGGCACGGTTCGCGGTTGGCGAGCCGGTCTTCGGCGCGCTTAACCGGGGCGGGCACGCGGAATACATCGCCGTGCCCGAGACCGCCGCCATCGCCGCCAAACCGCTGAGTCTGACCCATGCGCAGGCCGCCGCGCTGCCCTTCGGCGCCGCCACCGCCGATCACTTCCTGCGCCATCTGGGCCAAGTCCAGCCTGGCGAGCGGGTGCTGATCACCGGCGCCTCGGGCGCGGTCGGCCATGCCGGCATTCAGATCGCGAGGGCGCTGGGCGCGCATGTAACGGCGCTGACCTCGCCCGGGAACGTCGATTTCGTGCGCGACCTCGGCGCGGACGAGGTGATCGACTACACCCGCCAGGACGTCGCGCAAGCGGGTGCCAGGTTCGACGCAGTGTTCGACACGATCGGCCACCTGGATTTCGGTCGGGCGCGCGGGCTCCTGCGGCGCGGTGGGCGCTATCTCACGAACGAGGGCGGCTGGCGCGAGGGGCGGCAGATGCTGGTCCCGTGGCGGCGCCATGGCCATGCGGTGCGCTTCGGTATCTCCGAGCCGGATTCAGTACAGCTGACGCGCCTCGCGGAGCTGGCCGAGGCGGGCAAGCTGGCCCCTGTGATCGAGCGAAGCTTTCCGCTGGAACAGATCGCCCGCGCGCATGAAGCGGTCGAGACCCGCCGCCGCCGTGGCGTGATCGCTTTGGACATGCGCCCGTCCGAGGCGCAGCCGGTACCCGCGGCTGCCTGA
- a CDS encoding Crp/Fnr family transcriptional regulator, producing MATADAHTLAGAFEAKAVAKAHHLARQGDPDDKEYILLSGKMVSLIGDAEGHEVCVGFFIGPCVITPNLARTAAGKSLVSLRAETEGQAASVKAAVLLDLMRGSPAIEDWADAVLRAELERKTSREWSLAALKAKERLEWFRRFYPDHETLFTHSQIASFLGMTPVTLSRLRNPSGS from the coding sequence TTGGCCACCGCCGATGCGCACACCTTGGCCGGAGCGTTCGAGGCCAAGGCCGTTGCGAAAGCCCATCACCTCGCGCGACAGGGTGATCCCGATGACAAGGAATACATCCTGTTGTCGGGGAAGATGGTCAGTCTGATCGGTGACGCCGAAGGGCACGAAGTGTGCGTTGGCTTTTTCATCGGGCCGTGTGTGATCACGCCCAATCTGGCGCGCACTGCCGCCGGCAAGTCGCTTGTCAGCCTGAGAGCAGAGACAGAGGGACAAGCCGCATCAGTGAAAGCCGCGGTCCTGCTGGACCTGATGCGTGGGTCGCCCGCGATCGAGGATTGGGCCGATGCCGTCTTGCGTGCCGAACTGGAGCGCAAGACAAGCCGGGAATGGAGCCTCGCCGCACTCAAAGCCAAGGAGAGGCTCGAGTGGTTTCGCAGGTTCTATCCTGATCACGAAACCCTGTTCACTCACAGTCAGATCGCGTCGTTCCTCGGAATGACGCCCGTGACGTTGAGCCGACTACGAAATCCGAGCGGATCATAG
- a CDS encoding alcohol dehydrogenase catalytic domain-containing protein: MCRLHAKGDLRIERQGPTPTGQGGVTVAIGAGGICGSDLHHRQKGDIGTIRVREPIIRGRKAAGHVVALGEGVGDLSERDPVAAKPSHPSADCGQTVECLPDQFRQSIGWNWLGRLKDPL, from the coding sequence ATCTGCCGTCTCCACGCCAAGGGCGACCTGAGGATCGAAAGGCAGGGCCCGACACCGACGGGACAGGGCGGGGTCACCGTCGCAATCGGCGCGGGCGGAATCTGCGGATCGGACCTGCATCACCGGCAGAAAGGCGACATCGGCACGATCCGCGTGCGGGAGCCGATCATCCGGGGCCGCAAGGCGGCGGGCCATGTCGTCGCCTTGGGAGAGGGCGTCGGCGATCTCTCCGAACGCGATCCGGTGGCCGCGAAGCCCAGTCATCCTTCCGCCGACTGCGGGCAAACGGTCGAATGTCTGCCGGATCAGTTCCGACAATCGATCGGCTGGAATTGGTTGGGCCGGCTGAAGGACCCGCTCTGA
- a CDS encoding TRAP transporter large permease has protein sequence MDVTILFLVFVGGLVIGVPVAITLGLSSLAYILAAGLNPVAIPQKMYAGMDIFVLLSIPGFILAGNLMNRGGITNRIIRFASALVGWVRGGLGLTNIAASMLFGGITGTAVADAASIGGVMIPGMKKAGYPADFSAAVTAASSTVGPIIPPSVPMIIVGSLAGISVGQMFVAGAIPGILMGLAMMVTAYIIAKRKNFPRQEWRGWGEVVRSFGSASWALAMTGLIIYGLLSGLATPTETAIVASVYALLVGGIIYRELPWRAVPGIVIDSAVASAGILALVGFANVFGWILVSEHIPQMIADGVLSISDNPFFVILVINLLLLFVGMFMETIAALIILFVPLFQLASAVGIDPIHFATFAVLNLMIGLTTPPVGVCLFVCAGIARLPLAPVIRAILPFLATNILVLLAVSYIPALSTWLPRLVAN, from the coding sequence TTGGACGTGACAATCCTGTTTCTGGTGTTCGTCGGGGGCCTGGTCATCGGGGTGCCCGTGGCCATCACGCTGGGGCTGTCCTCGCTGGCCTATATCCTCGCCGCGGGCCTGAACCCCGTGGCGATACCGCAGAAGATGTATGCGGGGATGGATATCTTCGTTCTGCTGTCCATCCCGGGCTTCATCCTCGCCGGGAACCTCATGAACCGGGGCGGCATCACCAATCGCATCATCCGTTTCGCCTCGGCGCTTGTCGGCTGGGTCCGGGGCGGCCTGGGTCTGACGAACATTGCGGCGTCCATGCTGTTCGGCGGCATCACCGGCACGGCTGTGGCCGATGCGGCTTCGATCGGGGGCGTGATGATCCCCGGCATGAAGAAGGCGGGATACCCGGCGGATTTCTCGGCGGCCGTCACGGCGGCGTCGTCGACCGTGGGGCCGATCATTCCGCCCTCGGTGCCGATGATCATCGTGGGCTCGCTTGCGGGTATCTCGGTCGGGCAGATGTTCGTGGCCGGCGCGATCCCGGGCATCCTCATGGGGCTGGCCATGATGGTCACGGCCTACATCATCGCCAAGCGCAAGAACTTCCCGCGCCAGGAATGGCGGGGTTGGGGCGAGGTCGTTCGCTCCTTCGGATCGGCTTCCTGGGCATTGGCGATGACCGGGCTGATCATCTACGGGCTGCTTTCGGGTCTCGCCACGCCGACCGAGACCGCGATCGTCGCGTCGGTCTATGCGCTTCTCGTCGGCGGTATCATCTACCGCGAGCTTCCCTGGCGCGCCGTGCCGGGGATCGTCATCGACAGCGCCGTCGCCTCGGCCGGTATCCTGGCGCTGGTCGGTTTCGCCAACGTCTTCGGCTGGATCCTCGTGTCGGAGCACATTCCGCAGATGATCGCGGACGGGGTCCTGTCGATCTCGGACAATCCGTTCTTCGTGATCCTCGTCATCAACCTGCTTCTGCTCTTCGTCGGCATGTTCATGGAGACCATCGCCGCGCTCATCATTCTCTTCGTGCCGCTGTTCCAGCTCGCGTCGGCCGTGGGCATCGATCCGATCCATTTCGCAACCTTCGCCGTTCTGAACCTGATGATCGGCTTGACCACGCCCCCGGTGGGTGTCTGCCTCTTCGTCTGTGCGGGCATCGCACGGCTTCCCCTGGCACCGGTGATCCGCGCCATCTTGCCGTTTCTCGCCACCAACATCCTGGTTCTGCTGGCGGTCAGCTACATCCCGGCCCTTTCGACCTGGCTGCCCCGCCTCGTGGCCAATTGA
- a CDS encoding TRAP transporter small permease, translated as MRFVQMLENAVVVLFRLLVGLAFVVLIVAVLIQVVGRFSGASPVWTEELTRFALLYLAAIGAGLALRTGDLVNVDIICEALPERASWWLRLVSATLVAALGIYLLPMAWQYTRIGNFQTSPALGLRMSYVHVTMLVMLALLAFFAVLRIVGMIAGANDGRPNTLVPRED; from the coding sequence ATGCGGTTCGTTCAGATGCTCGAAAACGCGGTCGTCGTCTTATTCCGGCTGCTGGTCGGTCTGGCGTTCGTGGTTCTCATCGTCGCGGTGCTGATACAGGTCGTCGGCCGCTTCAGCGGGGCCTCGCCCGTCTGGACCGAGGAACTGACCCGTTTCGCGCTGCTCTATCTTGCTGCGATCGGCGCGGGCCTCGCGCTGCGGACCGGAGACCTCGTGAACGTGGACATCATATGCGAGGCGCTGCCCGAACGTGCCTCGTGGTGGCTGCGCCTCGTCTCGGCAACGCTGGTCGCCGCACTGGGGATCTACCTGCTGCCGATGGCTTGGCAATACACCAGGATCGGCAACTTCCAGACGTCCCCCGCGCTTGGCCTGCGCATGAGTTACGTGCATGTCACGATGCTTGTCATGCTTGCGCTTCTGGCTTTCTTTGCCGTGTTGCGCATCGTCGGCATGATCGCAGGCGCGAACGACGGCCGCCCCAACACCCTCGTTCCGCGGGAGGACTGA
- a CDS encoding TRAP transporter substrate-binding protein produces the protein MNFTRTLCAIAALVALSGPLAAQERTLQLGHLANEDNSWHQASLRFAEEVDRLTEGRIAVEVFPNESLGKEIDLINGMQLGTVDMTITGESLQNWAPMAALLAVPYAYGSLEQMDEIASGEIGDAIEQQIIDNAQIRPLAYFARGPRELTSNRPIESPDDLQGLKMRVPNVPLFVDVWSALGAQPTPMAFSEVFTSLQNGTIDAQENPLALIRSASFDEVQSHVNLTDHVRSWIYLAIAEQTWNQLSDEDKQALREAAEIAQEYERELFNESLEADRAYLEEQGMTFVEVDGAAFADAARDAVLSNVSDEIRPTVEELFETQSQ, from the coding sequence ATGAACTTTACCAGAACGCTTTGCGCGATCGCGGCCCTTGTCGCCCTGTCGGGCCCACTTGCGGCGCAGGAACGCACGCTGCAACTCGGCCACCTGGCCAACGAGGACAATTCCTGGCATCAGGCATCGTTGCGCTTCGCCGAGGAGGTCGACCGGCTTACCGAGGGGCGCATCGCCGTCGAGGTCTTTCCCAACGAGTCCCTCGGCAAGGAGATCGACCTCATCAACGGCATGCAACTCGGCACCGTGGACATGACGATCACCGGCGAGTCGCTTCAGAACTGGGCCCCGATGGCTGCCCTCCTCGCCGTGCCATACGCCTATGGCTCGCTCGAGCAGATGGATGAGATCGCGAGCGGCGAGATCGGCGACGCGATCGAGCAGCAGATCATCGACAACGCGCAGATCCGCCCTCTGGCCTATTTCGCCCGTGGCCCGCGGGAGTTGACATCCAATCGCCCGATCGAGAGCCCGGACGATCTTCAGGGCCTCAAGATGCGCGTTCCCAATGTGCCTCTGTTCGTGGATGTCTGGTCCGCGCTGGGTGCCCAGCCCACGCCGATGGCGTTCTCCGAGGTCTTCACGTCGCTTCAGAACGGCACCATCGACGCGCAGGAAAACCCGCTGGCCCTGATCCGGTCCGCCAGCTTCGACGAGGTCCAAAGCCACGTGAACCTGACCGACCATGTGCGGTCCTGGATATATCTTGCCATTGCGGAGCAGACCTGGAACCAGCTTTCCGACGAGGACAAGCAGGCGCTCCGGGAGGCGGCAGAGATTGCCCAGGAGTATGAGCGCGAGCTCTTCAACGAGAGCCTCGAAGCCGACCGTGCGTATCTCGAGGAGCAAGGCATGACCTTCGTCGAGGTCGATGGCGCCGCCTTCGCCGACGCCGCCCGCGATGCGGTCCTGTCGAATGTCAGCGACGAAATCCGGCCGACCGTCGAGGAGCTCTTCGAGACCCAGTCGCAATAG
- a CDS encoding GntR family transcriptional regulator: protein MLKEPALAAIEIDPMRPIAPQLRRLLRERIIRNELSADQKISESEIAEQYGVSRQPVREAFIRLVDEGLVTVLPQRGTRIRRIGLAAVHDARFIREAVEADIVTLLAERPGLVPVADLRAILADQRRIAGADPRDFIASDEAFHRTLAEAAGKAGIWQRVQGLKAQMDRVRFLSLERFHVRKLIDQHEAIVDGIAAGHVAAAQRALRLHLREVLKDLPFIAKENPDVFDALPEGSEERVVRLKGGDPE from the coding sequence ATGCTCAAGGAGCCGGCCCTTGCGGCGATTGAAATCGACCCGATGCGGCCGATTGCCCCGCAACTGCGTCGGCTGCTGCGCGAGCGGATCATTCGTAACGAACTGAGCGCCGATCAGAAGATCTCCGAGTCCGAGATTGCCGAGCAGTACGGCGTGAGCCGACAGCCCGTGCGGGAGGCGTTCATCAGGCTGGTCGACGAGGGCCTCGTCACCGTCCTGCCGCAGCGCGGGACCCGGATCCGGCGGATCGGTCTGGCTGCAGTGCACGATGCACGGTTCATCCGCGAGGCGGTCGAAGCCGATATCGTCACCTTGCTGGCCGAGCGACCGGGTCTGGTCCCCGTGGCCGACCTGCGCGCCATTCTGGCCGACCAGCGGCGTATCGCCGGTGCTGATCCGCGGGACTTCATCGCGTCCGACGAGGCGTTCCACCGGACGTTGGCCGAAGCCGCGGGCAAGGCGGGTATCTGGCAGCGGGTGCAGGGGTTGAAGGCGCAGATGGACCGCGTGCGTTTCCTGTCGCTCGAACGATTCCACGTCCGAAAGCTCATCGACCAGCACGAGGCCATCGTCGACGGCATCGCCGCGGGCCATGTCGCCGCGGCCCAGCGCGCCCTTCGACTGCATCTGCGCGAGGTCCTGAAGGACTTGCCCTTCATCGCAAAGGAAAACCCCGACGTCTTCGACGCCCTTCCGGAAGGCAGCGAGGAGCGGGTGGTAAGACTCAAAGGAGGAGACCCAGAATGA
- the uxuA gene encoding mannonate dehydratase has translation MRETWRWFGPKDLVSIDDVREAGAAGIVTALHHVPTGQVWSREAIATRKAEIAQRRDGRPSMLDWAVVESLPVSEDIKTRSGAWRTHVDTYIQSLRNLATEGIETVCYNFMPVLDWTRTDLAYEVESGATCMRFDLADFAAFDLYILEREDAELDFDAELRAEARRRFDAMSADDREAMARNVVFGLPGAAESFSLADVRALLRDYAQIGPDALRQNLAAFLSVVAPVAEDLGMRLCCHPDDPPFPLLGLPRIMSTEDDYARIMDAVPSPASGITLCTGSLGARGDNDLPGMIDRLGDRIHFLHLRNVSREGRIIPGSFHEAEHLGGDTDMVAVVASVLREEERRRQAGRADASIPFRPDHGQDILDDKSRKAQPGYPAIGRLKGLAELRGVIAALSRERTHA, from the coding sequence ATGCGCGAAACCTGGAGATGGTTCGGACCGAAGGACCTCGTCAGTATCGACGACGTGCGTGAAGCCGGGGCGGCCGGCATCGTCACGGCGCTGCACCACGTTCCGACCGGCCAGGTCTGGTCACGCGAGGCGATCGCCACCCGCAAGGCCGAGATCGCGCAACGCCGCGATGGCCGCCCCTCGATGCTCGATTGGGCCGTCGTGGAAAGCCTCCCGGTCTCGGAAGACATCAAGACGCGCTCGGGCGCCTGGCGCACGCATGTGGACACCTATATCCAAAGCCTGCGCAATCTTGCCACCGAAGGCATCGAGACGGTCTGCTACAATTTCATGCCCGTGCTCGACTGGACCCGGACGGACCTGGCCTACGAGGTCGAAAGCGGTGCGACCTGCATGCGCTTCGATCTGGCCGACTTCGCCGCCTTCGATCTCTACATCTTGGAACGGGAAGACGCCGAACTGGATTTCGACGCCGAACTGCGGGCGGAGGCCAGGCGCCGGTTCGATGCGATGTCGGCCGATGATCGCGAGGCGATGGCGCGCAATGTCGTCTTCGGACTGCCCGGCGCTGCGGAGTCTTTTTCGCTGGCCGATGTGAGGGCCCTTCTTCGGGACTATGCGCAGATCGGTCCCGATGCCTTGCGCCAGAACCTTGCGGCGTTCCTTTCCGTAGTGGCGCCTGTCGCCGAGGATCTGGGCATGCGCCTGTGCTGTCATCCCGACGACCCGCCCTTCCCGCTTCTGGGTCTTCCGCGCATCATGTCGACAGAGGACGATTACGCCCGGATCATGGATGCGGTGCCGAGCCCCGCCTCGGGGATCACGCTTTGCACCGGATCGCTGGGCGCGCGGGGCGACAACGATCTGCCCGGCATGATCGACCGCCTTGGCGACCGCATCCACTTCCTGCACCTGCGCAACGTCTCGCGCGAGGGCCGGATCATACCCGGCTCCTTTCACGAGGCCGAGCATCTGGGCGGCGACACCGACATGGTGGCCGTCGTCGCGTCCGTTCTGCGGGAGGAGGAGCGGCGTCGGCAGGCCGGGCGCGCCGACGCGTCGATCCCGTTCCGCCCCGATCACGGGCAGGACATTCTCGACGACAAATCCCGCAAGGCCCAGCCGGGCTATCCCGCGATCGGTCGGCTCAAGGGCCTTGCCGAACTTCGGGGGGTGATCGCGGCGCTCAGCCGCGAAAGGACGCACGCGTGA